The following coding sequences lie in one uncultured Bacteroides sp. genomic window:
- a CDS encoding HAD family phosphatase has protein sequence MNHHIKNLIIDFGGVLVDLDRSRCINSFKSIGADCIEEMLNPYYQRGLLMKLENGDITSDQFHKELRMTVGKELTDSQIDDAWNSFLVSIPSYKLELLLELRERYSVYLLSNTNEIHWEMSCERFFSYKNLRAEDFFEKIFLSYQLHQLKPSKEIFETVLKVTGIRPEETFFIDDSVANCKMAESIGIHTYTPKDQEDWGHIFK, from the coding sequence ATGAATCATCATATTAAGAACCTGATTATAGATTTCGGAGGAGTACTGGTTGATTTAGATCGTTCCCGTTGTATTAATTCATTTAAGTCTATTGGTGCCGATTGCATTGAAGAAATGTTGAATCCGTATTATCAGCGGGGGCTTTTAATGAAACTGGAGAACGGAGATATTACTTCTGATCAGTTTCACAAGGAATTGAGGATGACTGTTGGTAAGGAGCTTACCGATAGCCAGATTGATGATGCGTGGAATAGTTTTCTCGTAAGCATTCCGTCCTATAAACTGGAACTTTTGCTGGAACTTCGTGAACGCTATTCCGTTTATTTATTAAGTAATACAAATGAGATCCATTGGGAAATGTCTTGTGAGCGCTTTTTCTCTTATAAAAATCTTCGCGCAGAAGACTTTTTTGAGAAGATATTTCTTTCTTATCAATTGCATCAACTTAAGCCCTCTAAAGAAATCTTTGAAACTGTTTTAAAGGTAACCGGTATCAGGCCGGAAGAGACATTCTTTATAGACGACTCTGTAGCCAATTGTAAGATGGCTGAGTCTATTGGTATTCATACTTATACCCCAAAGGATCAGGAAGATTGGGGACATATCTTTAAATAA
- a CDS encoding SufE family protein: MTINELQDQVIEEFSDFDDWMDKYQLLIDLGNEQEPLEEQYKTDQNLIEGCQSRVWLQADEIDGKLVFRAESDALIVKGIITLLIKVISGHTPNEILESELYFIDRIGLKEHLSPTRSNGLLSMVKQMRMYALAFKTKGGN, encoded by the coding sequence ATGACCATTAATGAATTACAAGACCAGGTAATTGAAGAATTTAGCGACTTCGATGACTGGATGGACAAATATCAGTTACTGATAGATTTAGGCAATGAACAAGAACCTCTTGAAGAACAATATAAAACAGATCAGAACCTGATTGAAGGCTGTCAAAGCCGAGTATGGCTTCAAGCCGATGAGATAGACGGAAAGCTAGTCTTCCGTGCAGAAAGCGATGCACTCATTGTAAAAGGAATTATAACCTTATTGATAAAAGTAATATCCGGGCATACACCTAACGAAATCCTGGAAAGCGAACTTTACTTTATAGACAGAATAGGTTTAAAGGAGCATTTATCACCGACAAGAAGCAATGGACTACTCTCAATGGTGAAGCAAATGAGAATGTATGCTTTAGCATTCAAAACAAAAGGAGGAAATTAA
- the ribF gene encoding riboflavin biosynthesis protein RibF, with translation MKIISDPKVYTIEPCVAAIGFFDGVHKGHRYLIEQVKAIGLSKGLRTALITFPVHPRKVIDPDYKLELLSTLKEKETLLSQAGVDYCFLLDFTAEISGLTAYDFMARILKKQFHVDSLIIGYDHRFGHNRSEGFIDYSQYGKEIGMEVIHARALTIEGRKVSSSVIRKALLSAELDLANFYLGYNYSFDGVVVTGHKVGRTIGFPTANVSVDSDKLIPADGVYAVRVSVEGNDYFGMINIGHRPTLNNGVNRTLEVNILHFSEDIYGKTIRVSLVKRIRSEVKFKGVEDLKVQLHNDRVNVEEIFKNEIDLM, from the coding sequence ATGAAGATCATTAGTGATCCAAAAGTTTATACAATTGAGCCATGTGTTGCGGCAATAGGATTCTTTGACGGCGTTCATAAAGGGCATCGCTATCTGATAGAGCAGGTTAAAGCTATTGGTTTAAGTAAAGGACTTCGTACTGCATTAATTACTTTCCCTGTCCATCCTCGTAAGGTTATTGACCCGGATTATAAGTTAGAATTACTTTCTACACTCAAGGAAAAAGAAACTCTTTTGAGCCAAGCGGGAGTTGACTATTGCTTTCTTCTTGATTTTACTGCTGAAATATCAGGCTTGACAGCTTATGACTTTATGGCTAGGATATTGAAGAAGCAATTTCATGTAGATTCTCTGATCATCGGTTACGATCATCGTTTCGGTCACAATCGCAGCGAGGGATTCATAGACTATTCCCAGTATGGAAAAGAGATTGGTATGGAGGTTATACATGCGAGAGCGCTTACCATTGAAGGCAGGAAGGTTAGTTCATCTGTTATTCGTAAGGCTCTTTTATCAGCAGAACTGGATTTGGCTAATTTTTACTTAGGTTATAACTATTCATTTGACGGTGTAGTTGTGACCGGGCATAAAGTTGGCCGCACCATTGGGTTTCCGACTGCAAATGTGAGCGTTGATTCAGATAAACTCATTCCTGCAGATGGTGTTTATGCTGTTCGTGTCTCAGTGGAAGGAAACGACTATTTCGGGATGATTAATATTGGTCATCGTCCGACGTTGAATAATGGTGTAAACCGTACTCTGGAGGTAAACATCCTGCATTTCTCTGAAGATATTTACGGCAAAACAATCCGTGTATCTTTAGTTAAACGTATCCGGTCTGAGGTTAAGTTTAAAGGGGTGGAGGATTTGAAAGTCCAGCTTCATAATGATAGGGTGAATGTTGAAGAAATCTTTAAGAATGAGATCGATCTTATGTAA
- a CDS encoding M28 family peptidase: MKKNYFILASATLLFACASCGINSNKSTTQQTEEAMVVKAPDFDADSAYDYVKAQVDFGPRVPNTKTHADCGEYLAGKLASLGAKVTNQYADLTAYDGTILKARNIIGSFNPETKKRVLLFAHWDTRPWADNDKDESKHHTPILGANDGASGVGVLLEIARLMGKKAPSIGVDIIFFDAEDYGTPQFYKGQDKEDSWCLGTQYWAKNPHVEGYNARFGILLDMVGGKGATFYNEAYSNEFAKSAVKKIWDKANTLGYGSYFINENAGYVTDDHLFVNRIAKIPSIDIIPTDRSTEQGGFGYFWHTMDDNMNVIDRSTLKAVGQTVLDVVYNEK, encoded by the coding sequence ATGAAAAAGAATTATTTCATACTTGCCTCGGCAACTCTTTTGTTTGCCTGTGCTTCCTGCGGAATTAACAGTAATAAATCTACCACTCAACAAACAGAAGAAGCAATGGTTGTTAAGGCTCCTGACTTTGACGCTGATAGTGCTTATGACTATGTAAAAGCACAAGTTGACTTTGGCCCGCGCGTACCAAACACCAAAACACATGCGGATTGCGGAGAATATCTTGCCGGAAAGCTAGCATCATTAGGCGCAAAAGTTACTAACCAATATGCTGATTTGACCGCTTATGACGGAACCATACTGAAAGCCCGTAACATTATAGGTTCTTTTAACCCTGAAACAAAGAAACGTGTGCTTCTGTTTGCCCACTGGGATACGCGTCCATGGGCAGATAATGATAAAGATGAATCAAAGCATCATACCCCCATTCTGGGAGCCAATGACGGAGCAAGTGGCGTTGGTGTATTGCTTGAAATAGCACGTTTAATGGGGAAGAAAGCCCCGTCAATAGGTGTGGACATTATTTTCTTTGATGCAGAAGATTACGGTACACCTCAGTTCTATAAAGGCCAGGATAAAGAAGATAGCTGGTGTTTAGGAACGCAATATTGGGCAAAGAATCCTCATGTGGAAGGATATAATGCGCGTTTTGGCATTCTTCTTGATATGGTTGGCGGCAAAGGCGCAACGTTCTACAATGAAGCATATTCCAATGAATTTGCTAAGTCTGCAGTAAAGAAGATCTGGGACAAGGCCAACACATTAGGCTATGGAAGTTATTTTATCAATGAGAATGCAGGATATGTAACAGATGACCATCTGTTCGTTAATCGCATAGCCAAGATTCCAAGTATAGATATCATTCCTACCGACCGAAGCACTGAACAGGGAGGTTTTGGCTACTTCTGGCACACAATGGACGATAATATGAATGTTATAGATCGTTCAACACTTAAAGCAGTGGGACAAACCGTATTAGATGTGGTGTATAATGAAAAATAA